In Aliamphritea ceti, a single window of DNA contains:
- a CDS encoding creatininase, producing the protein MVRLEDMDWQTYEKKVSDGSAVIMLPIGAIEQHGPHMSMNPDVLIPQAISEGVAKAFDNVLVAHPISYGYKSQVKSGGGNFFPGTTCISGKTLIDTIKDVVVAYARHGNRKFVLVNGHYENSMFVVEGIELALEKLRIDDIHAEVILLSYWDFVTDDTIKTVFPDGFTGWDVEHGGVLETSLMLYLHPELVDMEKVIDHQPATFPPYDVFPADQSWVPESGTLSSAKKATVEYGELLFQVCIEGIATGIKERFK; encoded by the coding sequence ATGGTTAGATTAGAAGATATGGACTGGCAAACATATGAGAAGAAAGTCTCAGATGGAAGCGCTGTCATTATGTTACCTATAGGTGCAATTGAACAGCATGGTCCGCATATGTCCATGAATCCTGATGTGCTTATTCCGCAAGCGATCTCAGAGGGGGTAGCGAAGGCTTTCGATAATGTTTTAGTCGCTCATCCTATTTCTTATGGTTATAAGTCACAAGTGAAGTCAGGTGGAGGCAACTTTTTCCCAGGTACTACCTGCATTAGCGGTAAAACTCTTATTGATACTATTAAGGATGTTGTTGTTGCTTATGCCCGGCACGGAAACCGAAAGTTTGTGTTGGTTAACGGGCATTACGAAAACTCAATGTTTGTGGTTGAAGGTATCGAGCTGGCGTTAGAGAAACTTCGTATTGATGATATTCATGCTGAGGTTATCTTGTTGTCATACTGGGATTTTGTGACTGATGATACGATCAAAACTGTTTTCCCGGATGGATTTACTGGCTGGGATGTTGAGCATGGAGGGGTTTTGGAAACCTCATTAATGCTGTATTTACATCCCGAATTGGTTGATATGGAAAAAGTAATTGATCATCAACCGGCGACGTTTCCTCCTTATGACGTATTCCCTGCTGATCAAAGTTGGGTGCCGGAAAGCGGTACATTGTCTTCAGCAAAAAAGGCGACTGTTGAATACGGTGAATTGTTGTTTCAGGTCTGCATTGAGGGTATAGCAACGGGCATCAAGGAACGTTTCAAGTAA
- a CDS encoding M24 family metallopeptidase: MQMPHTLPIPNGDKVRPTFSMEEMNSRLQKLRQHMAANDIDAVLFTSYHNINYYSDFVYCRFGRDYGLVVTQDDFTTVTANIDSGQPYRRNLLGDNVVYTDWHKDNFFYAVKQLIKDGGKVGVEFDHMPLQNLDKMKAILPQANFVDIAAPTMEMRLIKSPEEIALIKQGARIADVGGAAIRDAIAVGVPEYEIALAGVQAMVREIAGTFPHGELMDTWVWFQSGINTDGAHNPVTSRKVEAGDILSLNTFPMIAGYYTALERTLFSEYASDRHLELWEINCKVHRRGLELIQPGARCCDIVAELNEIFLEHDVLKYRSFGYGHSFGTLSHYYGREAGLELREDVDTVLEPGMVVSMEPMLMLPEGLAGAGGYREHDILVVGENAAENITRFPFGPEHNIIKG; the protein is encoded by the coding sequence ATGCAAATGCCGCATACATTGCCAATTCCGAACGGCGACAAGGTTCGGCCAACTTTTTCAATGGAGGAAATGAATTCCCGTTTGCAGAAGTTGCGTCAACATATGGCCGCTAATGATATTGATGCTGTGTTGTTTACGTCATATCACAATATCAATTATTACAGCGACTTCGTATATTGCCGTTTTGGTCGTGACTATGGCTTAGTGGTTACTCAGGATGATTTCACCACCGTGACCGCTAATATCGATTCTGGTCAGCCTTATCGCCGTAATTTATTGGGAGATAATGTCGTTTATACCGATTGGCACAAAGACAATTTCTTTTATGCGGTTAAGCAACTGATCAAAGACGGCGGTAAAGTCGGTGTTGAGTTTGATCATATGCCGTTGCAAAACCTGGATAAAATGAAAGCGATTTTGCCGCAAGCAAACTTTGTTGATATTGCTGCTCCAACGATGGAAATGCGGCTTATAAAGTCACCTGAAGAGATAGCGTTAATTAAGCAGGGTGCTCGCATTGCTGATGTGGGTGGTGCTGCAATTCGTGATGCTATTGCGGTGGGTGTGCCTGAGTACGAAATTGCTCTGGCGGGTGTACAGGCGATGGTACGGGAAATTGCCGGGACTTTTCCGCACGGTGAGCTGATGGATACCTGGGTATGGTTCCAGTCAGGTATTAATACTGATGGTGCACATAACCCGGTGACCAGCCGTAAAGTTGAGGCTGGAGACATACTTAGCCTTAATACCTTCCCTATGATTGCTGGTTATTACACCGCACTGGAACGTACTTTGTTCTCTGAGTATGCGTCTGACCGTCATCTGGAATTGTGGGAAATTAACTGCAAAGTTCACCGTCGAGGCCTTGAATTAATTCAACCGGGTGCTCGTTGCTGCGATATCGTCGCTGAATTGAATGAGATTTTCCTAGAGCATGATGTGCTGAAATATCGTTCATTCGGCTACGGTCATTCCTTCGGTACCCTGAGCCATTATTACGGTCGTGAGGCAGGTCTGGAGTTACGTGAAGATGTCGATACTGTGCTGGAACCAGGCATGGTTGTCTCTATGGAACCTATGCTTATGTTGCCTGAAGGTCTGGCTGGTGCGGGCGGTTATCGTGAGCACGATATTTTAGTGGTAGGTGAAAATGCTGCCGAGAATATCACTCGCTTCCCGTTTGGTCCTGAGCACAACATTATTAAAGGATAA
- a CDS encoding flavin monoamine oxidase family protein, protein MILTDVAIIGGGLSGLYLASQLEAAGVDYRLIEARSRFGGRILCADANHPAEHLRGYDLGPSWFWQGQPRIASLIKSAGLTSYAQYSQGDLVFEEAGQIRHLNFSTMEGALRVEQGMGGLISFLLSKLNADKLMPGEAVGNIRQLANSDSGFNWQLTLNNSESEQTQLAAKAVVLAVPPRVVDEVIHFEPALPVYVRQSLQSIPTWMGRFTKVIAEYETPFWRDMQLSGDAISRTGPLQEIHDATLAGSTTGALFGFMQQLPRNTDPQILRQQVTEQLTRLFGPMAAKPVNVWLQNWSAEKYSATSEDWRENLTGHPQYSMPANLEGLSEQGLLFISTEMSHYAGGLIEGALEAADTGLSRLKILGLV, encoded by the coding sequence ATGATTCTGACAGATGTTGCCATTATTGGCGGCGGTCTCAGTGGGTTATATCTGGCGTCTCAGTTAGAAGCTGCTGGTGTTGATTATCGTCTGATTGAGGCCCGTTCGCGTTTTGGCGGCAGGATTCTGTGTGCGGATGCTAATCATCCGGCTGAGCACTTACGGGGTTATGATCTGGGACCTTCGTGGTTCTGGCAAGGCCAGCCTCGTATCGCAAGCCTTATTAAATCGGCGGGTCTAACGAGTTATGCACAGTACAGCCAGGGTGATCTGGTATTCGAAGAAGCAGGGCAGATACGCCACCTGAACTTTTCCACCATGGAAGGTGCATTACGCGTTGAGCAAGGCATGGGAGGGCTGATCAGCTTTTTACTTAGTAAGCTTAATGCTGACAAGTTAATGCCAGGGGAGGCTGTTGGGAATATTCGTCAATTAGCAAACAGTGATAGTGGTTTTAACTGGCAACTGACGCTTAACAACAGCGAAAGTGAACAGACTCAGCTCGCTGCAAAAGCCGTTGTATTGGCCGTACCGCCCAGGGTAGTTGATGAAGTGATTCATTTTGAACCTGCATTGCCAGTATATGTGCGTCAGAGTTTACAAAGCATTCCGACCTGGATGGGGCGGTTTACCAAAGTAATTGCTGAATACGAAACGCCATTCTGGCGTGATATGCAGTTATCTGGAGATGCTATTAGCCGCACGGGTCCGCTACAGGAAATTCATGATGCGACACTGGCTGGATCAACAACTGGTGCGTTGTTTGGTTTCATGCAGCAGTTACCCCGTAATACCGACCCGCAGATATTGCGGCAACAAGTAACGGAGCAGTTAACCAGACTGTTTGGCCCTATGGCGGCAAAACCAGTGAATGTCTGGCTACAGAATTGGTCTGCTGAAAAATATTCTGCAACGTCTGAAGACTGGCGTGAGAACCTGACTGGGCATCCTCAATATAGCATGCCAGCGAATCTTGAAGGGCTGTCTGAGCAGGGGCTGTTATTCATATCTACGGAAATGTCCCACTATGCTGGCGGTTTGATTGAAGGCGCTCTTGAGGCTGCTGATACCGGTTTGAGCCGCTTAAAAATACTTGGGTTGGTTTAG
- a CDS encoding glutathione S-transferase family protein — MIKIVSFKICPFVQRVTGLLEAKNVPYELEYISLKDKPEWFLELSPTGQVPILITESGQALFESDAIIEYIDEIFAPIETDLSPEDRAFDRAWSYQASKHYLVQCSTMRSGDKEILTERTEKLGKAFAKAEKQLTSGTFTNNSSEGSFFKGEQLSNIDIAWLPLLHRAEIIQRHTGYNLLKGFPNVQAWQTAVMKTGLAEASVAKDFEPAFTDFYLSEQTWLGNQEKCAPEGSNNADSACASGTCC, encoded by the coding sequence ATGATCAAAATTGTCAGCTTCAAAATCTGCCCATTCGTTCAGCGCGTCACCGGTTTACTGGAAGCAAAGAATGTTCCCTATGAACTGGAATACATCAGCCTGAAAGACAAACCGGAATGGTTTCTGGAACTGTCTCCTACCGGCCAGGTACCAATTCTGATCACCGAATCAGGTCAAGCCCTGTTCGAGTCAGATGCAATTATCGAATACATCGACGAAATCTTTGCACCAATTGAAACAGATCTTTCTCCTGAAGATCGCGCCTTTGACCGCGCCTGGAGTTATCAGGCCAGCAAACATTATCTGGTTCAGTGCAGCACCATGCGCAGCGGCGATAAAGAAATTCTCACTGAGCGTACCGAAAAGCTGGGGAAAGCCTTCGCCAAGGCAGAAAAACAGCTGACTAGCGGTACTTTTACCAATAATTCTTCTGAGGGCTCCTTTTTTAAAGGTGAACAGTTAAGCAATATTGATATTGCCTGGTTACCACTACTGCACCGTGCTGAGATTATTCAGCGGCATACCGGATATAATCTGCTAAAAGGTTTTCCAAACGTGCAGGCATGGCAAACAGCGGTTATGAAAACAGGCTTAGCAGAGGCTTCTGTAGCTAAGGATTTTGAGCCTGCATTTACCGATTTCTATCTGTCCGAGCAGACCTGGCTCGGTAATCAGGAAAAATGCGCACCTGAGGGAAGCAACAACGCCGACAGCGCCTGTGCCAGCGGTACTTGTTGTTAA
- the maiA gene encoding maleylacetoacetate isomerase → MLELYSYYRSSAAYRVRIALAYKGLQWAQIPVNLLTSEQQDQTYLELNPQGLVPALQTDQHLLTQSLAIIEYLEDVYPAAPLLPIDSQARARVRSLAQQIAVDLHPLNNLRVLKYLQNDLGLSDKDKMKWYRHWIDVGFTALEKSLEDSGSEGKFCFGDSVTLVDICLIPQVYNAKRFECDLSAFPLIESVWKHCNRQPAFKQAQPEQQPDCIG, encoded by the coding sequence ATGCTAGAACTCTATAGTTATTACCGATCATCTGCTGCGTATCGGGTGCGCATTGCACTGGCATATAAAGGGCTGCAGTGGGCACAAATTCCGGTTAATTTACTAACGTCAGAACAGCAGGACCAGACTTATCTGGAGTTGAATCCGCAAGGCTTAGTACCTGCACTTCAAACGGATCAGCATTTGTTAACCCAGTCGCTGGCCATTATTGAGTATCTGGAGGATGTTTATCCGGCAGCTCCTTTGTTACCGATTGATTCTCAGGCTAGAGCCCGGGTCAGAAGTCTGGCTCAGCAGATTGCGGTTGATCTGCATCCGCTGAATAATTTGCGGGTATTGAAGTACCTGCAAAATGATCTGGGGTTATCTGACAAAGATAAGATGAAGTGGTATCGGCACTGGATAGATGTTGGTTTCACTGCACTGGAAAAAAGCCTTGAAGACAGTGGTTCTGAAGGGAAGTTTTGTTTTGGTGATTCAGTGACGCTGGTGGATATTTGCCTGATACCTCAGGTATATAACGCGAAGCGGTTTGAATGTGATTTGAGTGCATTTCCGTTGATAGAGTCGGTTTGGAAGCATTGTAACCGGCAACCGGCGTTCAAACAGGCACAGCCGGAGCAACAGCCGGACTGTATCGGTTGA
- a CDS encoding excinuclease — MKKTVLFILLATTSMFSVARDDIADYSVAEAMSVKKISSAVGSDVSFFFAGQKHPKVAKSLGEYQSNKKTNAFAKSDKEACQWAFASAMKSFRERAIKEGGDAVINIRSNYRNNMTSSSSTFKCGAGAIMAGVTLVGDVVKLKK, encoded by the coding sequence ATGAAAAAAACTGTACTGTTTATACTTTTAGCAACCACTTCAATGTTTTCTGTTGCACGAGATGATATTGCGGATTATTCGGTAGCAGAAGCAATGTCAGTTAAAAAAATATCATCTGCAGTCGGAAGTGATGTGAGTTTCTTCTTTGCAGGTCAGAAGCATCCGAAAGTTGCAAAATCATTAGGCGAATATCAAAGCAACAAAAAAACTAATGCTTTCGCAAAAAGCGATAAAGAGGCATGTCAATGGGCGTTCGCCTCGGCAATGAAATCTTTTCGGGAGCGAGCAATTAAAGAAGGTGGAGACGCCGTAATTAATATTCGTTCAAACTATAGAAATAACATGACATCCAGCAGTAGCACTTTCAAATGCGGTGCTGGTGCAATAATGGCCGGTGTTACTCTTGTTGGTGACGTTGTTAAGCTGAAAAAATAA
- a CDS encoding BCCT family transporter translates to MIIKNGLIKGINPYIVFISLALIAAFTLYTITFPEHSTALIDETRTFITLSANAWYVGLAAFFLIFCAWLAFSEHGKIRLGDDNDRPEFSYFAWFAMLYAAGQGIGIIFWSIAEPIFHFSSGTPFSEAVSNEVAAEEAMKVTFFHWGLNAWAIYCVVGISLAFVAYRLKKPLSIRYTLYPLLGEKVNGWIGVTVDVIAIFATLFGIATSLGLGVQQINAGLNAIWDIPQTLFVQLVLIVVISICALISVLTGLKRGIKYLSMSNMWLTIILLLFFLLLGPTVYIVKLLVSATVDYMVNLVPMNAFIEPQTQSWGDADASWKNMWQGWWTVFYWGWWMSWAPFVGVFIARVSKGRTIREFIFGVVGVSSLLSFVWLVAYGGTALNIDLNTAGTITETVKANVADALYATINGMDVGIVGYIATIAGTLLVSTYFITSSDSGTLVLTTIMSEGDEHPLKRHRIFWGVIQGATAAVLLVAGGNAALSTLQTASITAALPFSFIMVLMCVALAKGVREESKLIQMKASVSTS, encoded by the coding sequence ATGATTATTAAGAATGGACTGATAAAGGGGATCAACCCTTATATAGTCTTTATCTCATTGGCTTTAATAGCTGCCTTCACCTTGTATACGATCACATTTCCTGAACACTCTACAGCCCTCATTGACGAAACCCGCACATTTATCACTCTGTCTGCAAATGCCTGGTACGTCGGTTTAGCCGCGTTTTTCCTGATCTTTTGTGCCTGGTTGGCATTCAGTGAACACGGCAAGATACGTTTGGGTGACGATAATGACCGTCCTGAATTCAGCTACTTTGCCTGGTTTGCGATGCTATATGCCGCAGGTCAGGGAATTGGCATTATATTCTGGTCTATAGCCGAACCTATTTTCCATTTTTCAAGCGGTACTCCTTTCTCTGAGGCTGTCAGTAATGAGGTTGCTGCCGAAGAGGCCATGAAAGTGACGTTTTTTCACTGGGGGTTAAATGCCTGGGCTATATATTGTGTAGTTGGCATTTCTCTGGCGTTTGTCGCTTATCGACTTAAAAAACCCTTAAGTATTCGCTATACCTTATACCCATTGTTGGGTGAAAAGGTAAATGGCTGGATAGGCGTCACTGTTGATGTTATCGCTATTTTCGCAACACTATTCGGGATTGCTACTTCTTTGGGGTTAGGGGTACAGCAGATCAACGCAGGTTTAAATGCTATCTGGGATATTCCACAAACCCTGTTTGTTCAGCTGGTTTTGATCGTTGTTATCAGTATTTGTGCACTTATTTCAGTACTGACTGGTTTGAAGCGGGGTATTAAGTACCTTTCAATGTCCAATATGTGGTTAACCATTATTTTGTTATTGTTTTTTCTGCTGTTGGGCCCAACCGTATATATCGTTAAATTACTTGTCAGCGCAACCGTGGACTATATGGTTAATCTGGTACCGATGAATGCCTTTATTGAGCCGCAAACCCAGTCTTGGGGCGATGCTGATGCCAGCTGGAAGAACATGTGGCAGGGCTGGTGGACGGTATTTTACTGGGGCTGGTGGATGTCTTGGGCGCCTTTTGTTGGTGTGTTTATCGCACGTGTATCTAAAGGTCGTACTATTCGTGAGTTTATCTTTGGTGTAGTGGGGGTTTCCTCGTTACTGTCTTTTGTATGGTTGGTAGCTTACGGCGGAACAGCTCTGAATATAGATTTAAACACTGCAGGCACTATTACTGAGACGGTAAAAGCGAATGTTGCCGATGCTTTGTATGCAACAATTAATGGTATGGATGTAGGTATTGTTGGCTATATAGCAACAATTGCCGGTACTTTATTAGTATCTACATACTTTATTACGTCTTCTGACTCAGGAACTTTAGTACTGACAACTATCATGAGCGAAGGCGATGAACATCCTTTAAAGCGGCATCGTATTTTCTGGGGTGTGATTCAGGGAGCGACTGCTGCGGTGCTATTAGTTGCAGGTGGTAATGCGGCGCTAAGTACCCTTCAGACGGCCTCAATTACAGCGGCACTGCCTTTTTCTTTCATCATGGTTTTGATGTGTGTTGCACTGGCTAAAGGTGTCAGGGAAGAATCTAAATTAATACAGATGAAAGCTTCTGTTTCTACATCTTAA
- a CDS encoding amino acid aminotransferase has translation MLLHNAQQLGSDEPLLGTADVRGEEDPIFALLQTYRQDERDNKVDLGIGVYRDSLNQSPVFRAVKAAEQWRVDTEADKAYIGPLGDQEFCSAVTELALGKSLADSLRSRLACAQTPGGVGALRLAFELLVQTNPDLCLWLSDTTWQVHRPIAEAAGAKQGTYVYYDAQAGRQGFATMLESLQAAKPGDAILLQASCHNPTGLDLSADEWHSLAAFCKQRQLLPIIDMAYHGLGNGLEQDAEGLRIMAQAMPELLLCYTCSKNFGLYRDRTGMVAALAQNESLQKILMQQWMQLATRHYFTPPAHGAMLVRRILQDADLRGIWQQELDSIYIRLQWVREQLCSALRQAVPQKNWQFLHDGQGMFALFPLTLAEIKHLQKIYGVYIVSNGRVNLSGFNEANLPTIVASIAATVETLEASDYQELAC, from the coding sequence ATGTTGCTCCATAATGCGCAGCAACTGGGGTCTGATGAACCTCTGTTGGGCACGGCCGACGTCAGGGGTGAGGAAGATCCTATCTTCGCTTTACTGCAAACCTACCGGCAGGATGAGCGTGACAATAAAGTTGATCTGGGAATCGGTGTGTACCGGGATTCGCTGAATCAGTCCCCCGTTTTTCGGGCGGTTAAAGCGGCGGAACAGTGGCGGGTAGATACCGAAGCCGACAAAGCCTATATCGGGCCGCTTGGTGATCAGGAGTTTTGCTCGGCTGTGACAGAACTTGCTCTGGGTAAATCATTAGCTGACTCGCTAAGATCACGGCTGGCCTGTGCACAAACGCCAGGTGGCGTAGGCGCATTGCGGTTAGCGTTCGAGTTGTTGGTGCAGACTAACCCTGACCTGTGTTTGTGGTTAAGTGATACAACCTGGCAAGTGCATCGGCCGATTGCGGAAGCTGCTGGTGCTAAGCAGGGGACTTACGTGTATTACGATGCTCAGGCAGGGCGGCAGGGCTTTGCGACTATGCTGGAGTCTTTACAGGCAGCCAAACCGGGCGATGCGATACTGCTGCAGGCTAGTTGCCATAATCCGACAGGGTTGGATTTATCGGCTGATGAGTGGCACAGCCTGGCGGCGTTTTGTAAACAGCGTCAGCTCTTGCCAATTATTGATATGGCCTATCATGGCTTGGGCAACGGACTGGAACAAGATGCTGAAGGTCTGCGAATTATGGCGCAGGCGATGCCTGAATTGTTGTTGTGTTACACCTGCTCGAAGAACTTCGGCCTGTACCGGGACCGAACCGGAATGGTGGCGGCGCTGGCGCAGAACGAATCGTTACAAAAGATACTGATGCAGCAGTGGATGCAGCTGGCGACACGGCATTATTTTACGCCTCCGGCCCATGGTGCAATGCTGGTAAGGCGGATTCTGCAGGATGCAGATTTACGGGGTATTTGGCAGCAGGAGCTGGACAGTATTTATATCCGGCTACAGTGGGTGCGTGAACAATTATGCAGTGCACTGAGGCAAGCTGTACCACAAAAAAACTGGCAGTTTTTACATGATGGTCAGGGCATGTTTGCGCTGTTTCCGTTAACTCTGGCGGAGATTAAGCATCTGCAAAAAATATACGGTGTCTATATTGTCAGTAACGGTCGGGTGAATTTGTCAGGCTTTAATGAGGCTAACTTGCCAACAATTGTTGCCAGTATTGCTGCAACGGTCGAGACACTGGAGGCCTCTGATTATCAGGAGTTAGCATGCTAG
- a CDS encoding GNAT family acetyltransferase has product MQIRPFHINDQTDVIQLWSDCGLVKPQNNPAKDICRKLNIQPELFLVGYNSSGKIIASIMGGYEGHRGWINYLAVHPSQQRCGYARLLMLEIEHRLQALGCPKINLQIRDTNTEVLAFYRAIGYLEDPVISFGKRLETD; this is encoded by the coding sequence ATGCAGATTCGACCATTTCATATAAATGATCAGACAGACGTCATCCAACTCTGGAGCGATTGCGGACTGGTTAAGCCACAAAATAATCCGGCAAAAGATATCTGCCGTAAACTCAATATCCAGCCGGAGTTATTTCTGGTCGGTTATAACTCTAGTGGCAAAATCATCGCCAGTATTATGGGGGGATACGAAGGTCACCGCGGCTGGATTAATTATCTGGCAGTACATCCCTCACAGCAGCGCTGTGGATATGCACGTCTGCTGATGCTGGAAATTGAACACCGCTTACAGGCGTTAGGTTGTCCGAAAATAAACCTGCAGATTAGGGATACAAACACTGAAGTACTGGCATTCTACCGGGCTATTGGCTATCTGGAAGATCCTGTAATCAGCTTTGGGAAACGGCTGGAAACAGATTAA
- the sigZ gene encoding RNA polymerase sigma factor SigZ — translation MNIETVWAEYQASLKAFLYSRINDPADADDLLQDILIKSYQNLSALQSQGSIKGWLFQIANHSLIDFYRRKGTRKEFNTDSSDLESFLETLQEKQDSHPDQPTLVDCIEPFINALPEENAALLMAIDIHGHSQKEHAAQLGIAYSTLKSRVQKSRTLLRGLFEDCCHLNLDQQGNIMEFTPKGTHCKKC, via the coding sequence ATGAATATAGAAACTGTCTGGGCCGAGTATCAGGCCAGCCTGAAAGCCTTCCTTTATTCACGGATAAATGATCCGGCTGATGCCGATGATCTCCTGCAAGATATTTTGATCAAGAGTTACCAAAACCTCAGCGCTTTACAGTCACAAGGCAGTATTAAAGGCTGGCTGTTCCAGATTGCTAATCATAGCCTGATTGATTTCTATCGCCGAAAAGGTACCCGTAAAGAATTTAATACCGATTCTTCTGATCTGGAAAGTTTTCTGGAAACTCTCCAGGAAAAACAAGACAGTCATCCTGATCAGCCAACGCTGGTGGACTGTATTGAGCCTTTTATTAACGCACTGCCAGAAGAAAATGCAGCACTGCTCATGGCCATCGACATCCACGGACACTCTCAAAAAGAACACGCGGCACAACTTGGTATTGCTTATTCCACACTGAAATCCCGGGTACAGAAATCCCGTACGCTGTTACGTGGTCTGTTTGAAGACTGTTGTCATCTGAACCTTGACCAGCAGGGTAATATCATGGAGTTCACCCCAAAAGGCACACATTGTAAAAAGTGTTAA
- a CDS encoding GNAT family N-acetyltransferase: protein MNIRPMHICEAEYASELIMAAFFHTVAQTLPRHGIESFRDVVAADSLRQYQKNGALLLVAEQDHQVIGVGSIREGRHIGLLFVEPQFQRKGVGQALIKALLDHREADTVTVMASVPSIPAYEQYGFHITGKLEECAGIISQPMQREFQS, encoded by the coding sequence ATGAATATACGGCCAATGCACATCTGTGAAGCAGAGTATGCTTCCGAGCTGATTATGGCGGCTTTTTTTCATACAGTTGCTCAGACACTGCCACGTCACGGCATCGAAAGTTTCCGGGACGTTGTCGCTGCAGATTCACTGCGGCAGTATCAAAAAAATGGCGCCTTACTGTTAGTTGCAGAGCAAGATCATCAGGTCATCGGGGTGGGTTCAATCAGAGAAGGCAGGCATATTGGCTTACTCTTTGTGGAACCTCAGTTCCAACGAAAAGGCGTCGGTCAGGCACTTATCAAAGCCTTACTGGATCACCGTGAAGCTGATACCGTTACTGTCATGGCATCAGTTCCTTCGATACCGGCTTATGAACAGTATGGCTTTCATATCACTGGAAAACTGGAAGAATGTGCAGGTATTATTTCCCAACCGATGCAGCGTGAATTCCAAAGCTAA
- a CDS encoding cupin domain-containing protein, producing MQLNADFTLPASAKPVDTDWVASPMQGVDRCMLDRLGHDGARATSIVRYAPGSKFSPHIHHGGEEFLVLEGVFQDEHGDYPPGTYVRNPPTSSHTPGAAQGCVIFVKLGQFDLSDRTFARINTHKIGCLPDPVRNGVAVTPLYEDGRERVQLETCEPGVSFELGDRGGIEVLVVEGCLTMNSGETADSDYSFTANGWLRLPAEKYAQVIVGDNGAKLWVKRGHLTEDVLQTSAFIHLEAARKASQ from the coding sequence ATGCAGCTAAATGCGGACTTTACGCTTCCCGCCAGTGCCAAACCTGTTGATACAGACTGGGTCGCTTCACCGATGCAAGGTGTTGATCGCTGTATGCTGGATCGTTTGGGGCATGATGGAGCACGGGCAACTTCGATTGTACGTTATGCGCCAGGCAGTAAGTTTTCGCCGCATATTCATCATGGTGGTGAAGAGTTTCTGGTTTTAGAAGGTGTGTTTCAGGATGAACACGGTGATTACCCACCGGGGACTTATGTGCGAAATCCACCAACATCCAGCCATACGCCCGGAGCAGCACAAGGCTGTGTGATTTTTGTCAAACTGGGTCAGTTTGACTTATCGGACCGGACTTTTGCACGGATTAACACCCACAAGATTGGTTGTTTGCCTGACCCGGTTCGTAATGGAGTAGCCGTTACACCTTTATATGAAGATGGCAGGGAAAGAGTTCAGCTAGAAACCTGTGAACCGGGTGTTAGTTTTGAACTGGGGGATCGGGGTGGTATCGAAGTGCTGGTGGTTGAGGGCTGCCTGACGATGAATTCTGGAGAAACAGCTGATAGTGATTACAGTTTTACGGCTAATGGCTGGCTGCGTCTACCTGCTGAAAAATATGCACAGGTAATTGTTGGCGACAATGGTGCAAAACTTTGGGTTAAACGTGGCCATTTAACTGAAGACGTTCTACAGACATCGGCCTTTATTCATTTGGAAGCAGCCCGGAAAGCCAGTCAATGA